The following coding sequences are from one Hydra vulgaris chromosome 04, alternate assembly HydraT2T_AEP window:
- the LOC136079176 gene encoding uncharacterized protein LOC136079176 — MFASCGNHTLNLVGVDCAELCKKAILYFGIVQQMYNIFSSSPQRWEILKQHVPASLHGISKTRWSARIEAVKPVARHLSSLRTALKELQSLNLIVSAQSELQSIQKYLSKFECIVMSSLWMKLLTMIHQTNLIIEARNATLDVEMENIKNLMDSIQQIREKWDAVLSESKLIAMNIDISPEFSTTRKLKTQFDSEQHYKINVFYVIIGSILAGLKRRIESQQQICNCKPKELFQEILELGLSGVFPNISISLRIFISLPVSVASGERSFNVLKQVKNYHRSTMGQERLNGLAMLNINCDIARKLDFSTVVSAFAKAKARKAFLK, encoded by the exons ATGTTTGCCAGCTGTGGAAATCACACTTTAAACCTTGTTGGTGTTGACTGTGCTGAATTATGCAAAAAAGCAATTCTTTACTTTGGAATTGTGCAGCAAATGTACAATATCTTTAGCAGTAGTCCACAAAGGTGGGAAATTCTCAAGCAACATGTACCTGCTTCACTACATGGTATTTCCAAGACCCGATGGTCAGCAAGGATTGAAGCAGTAAAACCAGTTGCCCGTCACTTGAGTTCACTGAGAACAGCTTTAAAAGAGCTGCAATCTCTCAATCTCATAGTATCAGCTCAGTCAGAACTTCAGTCCATTCAAAAGTATTTGTCAAAATTTGAATGCATTGTAATGTCATCTTTATGGATGAAGCTCCTCACAATGATTCACCAAACCAATCTTATAATTGAGGCAAGAAATGCAACTCTAGATGTTGAAAtggaaaacattaaaaatctcaTGGACAGCATTCAACAGATTCGTGAAAAATGGGATGCTGTTCTGAGTGAGTCAAAATTAATTGCAATGAATATTGACATTTCACCAGAATTTTCTACCACTCGAAAGTTGAAAACACAATTTGATTCAGAACAGCACTATAAAATCAatgtattttatgtaataatcgGCTCTATTCTAGCAGGTCTTAAACGTCGAATTGAGTCACAACAACAAATTTGTA ATTGCAAACCAAAAGAATTGTTTCAAGAAATATTAGAACTTGGACTGTCTGGTGTTTTTCCTAACATATCAATTTCTTTGCGAATTTTTATCAGTTTGCCTGTCTCAGTGGCTTCAGGAGAAAGGTCTTTCAATGTGTTGAAACAAGTAAAGAACTATCACCGTTCAACCATGGGACAAGAACGCTTGAATGGACTTGCAATGTTGAATATTAACTGTGATATTGCAAGAAAACTCGATTTTTCAACAGTTGTCAGTGCATTTGCAAAAGCAAAAGCaagaaaagcatttttaaaataa
- the LOC100200102 gene encoding E3 ubiquitin-protein ligase RNF19A isoform X1: protein MMSSPTTSSITLSNTNFSLRNIFRNTRKSCNNSIESVSIKSEKQPTTQSYLKEDLLMCNVCFSWKCSSFFPVLLSCEHRNCIDCLRQHLTIAVRECRVLVSCPECSEVFHPSDVQIIFNDDALYLKYEEFTLRRALVGIADIRWCPAPDCGYAVIASGCAGCPQLKCERPGCNYEFCYHCRQVWHPNTTCDLARMQNQFEIRSLSSADRKSLNMNEDIKPCPNCMALIIKMDDGSCNHMTCAVCGGEFCWLCMKEISDLHYLSPSGCTFWGKKPWSRKKKILWQMGTLIGAPVGIALAAGVVLPAMMIGIPIYSGRRIRERFDFNDNVHKRNLAITGGVALSIIVSPFLAALTVGVGVPIALGYVYGVVPISLCRSGGCASVTTSKKGRGVNIEFGDEPYTKTVNNKNSPNRRSEFSGEFSAKVSSVKGFQSSMSGSNSSSIDEQYTSTFHTKENDVQSHTSLIPAPRSTTISITSSLDNMQERPSSFVK from the exons atgatGTCTAGTCCAACTACAAGTTCGATTACCTTAAGCAATACAAATTTTAGTTTGCGAAATATTTTTCGAAATACTCGAAAATCTTGTAATAATAGTATAGAGTCAGTTAGtataaaatctgaaaaacaACCTACAACACAGTCGTATCTTAAAGAGGATCTTCTAATGTGCAATGTTTGTTTTTCATGGAAGTGTTCATCTTTTTTTCCTGTTCTCTTGAGCTGCGAGCATAGAAATTGTATTGACTGTTTACGACAACATTTAACAATTGCTGTTCGAGAATGCAGAGTATTAGTGTCGTGTCCTGAATGTTCTGAAGTGTTTCATCCATcggatgttcaaataatatttaatgatgatgccctttatttaaaatatgaagaATTCACCCTTAGGCGTGCACTTGTTGGAATTGCTGATATTAGATGGTGTCCTGCTCCAGACTGTGGTTATGCTGTTATTGCGTCAGGTTGTGCTGGTTGTCCTCAATTAAAATGTGAGCGACCAGGCTGCAATTATGAATTTTGCTACCATTGTCGTCAGGTGTGGCATCCAAACACAACCTGTGATTTAGCCAGAATGCAAAATCAATTTGAAATACGATCATTATCCTCAGCTGATCGAAAATCTCTAAATATGAATGAAGACATTAAGCCATGTCCTAATTGCATggctttaattataaaaatggaCGATGGATCGTGTAATCATATGACATGTGCTGTATGTGGAGGAGAATTTTGTTGGTTATGTATGAAAGAAATATCTGATCTAcattatttaag TCCATCAGGCTGTACTTTTTGGGGTAAAAAACCATGGAGTcgcaagaaaaaaattttatggcaAATGGGTACTTTAATTGGAGCACCTGTTGGGATTGCTTTGGCTGCAGGTGTTGTTCTTCCTGCAATGATGATTGGTATTCCAATATACTCTGGGCGTCGG attAGAGAGAGATTCGATTTTAATGATAATGTCCATAAGCGTAATCTTGCTATCACAGGTGGAGTTGCACTTTCTATTATTGTTTCACCATTTCTTGCTGCATTGACAGTTGGTGTAGGTGTACCAATTGCATTGGGCTATGTTTATGGTGTTGTTCCTATTTCCCTTTGCAGAAGTGGTGGCTGTGCAAGTGTTACCACATCAAAAAAAGGTCGCGGTGTCAATATAGAGTTTGGTGATGAGCCTTATACTAAAActgttaataacaaaaatagtcCAAATCGAAGAAGTGAATTTAGTGGGGAATTCTCTGCTAAAGTATCTTCAGTTAAAG gGTTCCAATCTAGTATGAGCGGAAGCAATAGCTCAAGTATTGATGAACAATATACCTCAACTTTCCACACCAAAGAAAATGATGTTCAATCTCATACTTCCTTAATTCCTGCTCCTCGTAGTACCACTATTAGCATAACAAGTAGTTTAGATAATATGCAAGAAAGACCATCAAGTTTtgtcaagtaa
- the LOC100200102 gene encoding E3 ubiquitin-protein ligase RNF19A isoform X2 codes for MYNPHQKLLFLSIALNKMMSSPTTSSITLSNTNFSLRNIFRNTRKSCNNSIESVSIKSEKQPTTQSYLKEDLLMCNVCFSWKCSSFFPVLLSCEHRNCIDCLRQHLTIAVRECRVLVSCPECSEVFHPSDVQIIFNDDALYLKYEEFTLRRALVGIADIRWCPAPDCGYAVIASGCAGCPQLKCERPGCNYEFCYHCRQVWHPNTTCDLARMQNQFEIRSLSSADRKSLNMNEDIKPCPNCMALIIKMDDGSCNHMTCAVCGGEFCWLCMKEISDLHYLSPSGCTFWGKKPWSRKKKILWQMGTLIGAPVGIALAAGVVLPAMMIGIPIYSGRRIRERFDFNDNVHKRNLAITGGVALSIIVSPFLAALTVGVGVPIALGYVYGVVPISLCRSGGCASVTTSKKGRGVNIEFGDEPYTKTVNNKNSPNRRSEFSGEFSAKVSSVKGFQSSMSGSNSSSIDEQYTSTFHTKENDVQSHTSLIPAPRSTTISITSSLDNMQERPSSFVK; via the exons ATGTATAATCCACACCaaaaactgttgtttttatCTATTGCACT taataaaatgatGTCTAGTCCAACTACAAGTTCGATTACCTTAAGCAATACAAATTTTAGTTTGCGAAATATTTTTCGAAATACTCGAAAATCTTGTAATAATAGTATAGAGTCAGTTAGtataaaatctgaaaaacaACCTACAACACAGTCGTATCTTAAAGAGGATCTTCTAATGTGCAATGTTTGTTTTTCATGGAAGTGTTCATCTTTTTTTCCTGTTCTCTTGAGCTGCGAGCATAGAAATTGTATTGACTGTTTACGACAACATTTAACAATTGCTGTTCGAGAATGCAGAGTATTAGTGTCGTGTCCTGAATGTTCTGAAGTGTTTCATCCATcggatgttcaaataatatttaatgatgatgccctttatttaaaatatgaagaATTCACCCTTAGGCGTGCACTTGTTGGAATTGCTGATATTAGATGGTGTCCTGCTCCAGACTGTGGTTATGCTGTTATTGCGTCAGGTTGTGCTGGTTGTCCTCAATTAAAATGTGAGCGACCAGGCTGCAATTATGAATTTTGCTACCATTGTCGTCAGGTGTGGCATCCAAACACAACCTGTGATTTAGCCAGAATGCAAAATCAATTTGAAATACGATCATTATCCTCAGCTGATCGAAAATCTCTAAATATGAATGAAGACATTAAGCCATGTCCTAATTGCATggctttaattataaaaatggaCGATGGATCGTGTAATCATATGACATGTGCTGTATGTGGAGGAGAATTTTGTTGGTTATGTATGAAAGAAATATCTGATCTAcattatttaag TCCATCAGGCTGTACTTTTTGGGGTAAAAAACCATGGAGTcgcaagaaaaaaattttatggcaAATGGGTACTTTAATTGGAGCACCTGTTGGGATTGCTTTGGCTGCAGGTGTTGTTCTTCCTGCAATGATGATTGGTATTCCAATATACTCTGGGCGTCGG attAGAGAGAGATTCGATTTTAATGATAATGTCCATAAGCGTAATCTTGCTATCACAGGTGGAGTTGCACTTTCTATTATTGTTTCACCATTTCTTGCTGCATTGACAGTTGGTGTAGGTGTACCAATTGCATTGGGCTATGTTTATGGTGTTGTTCCTATTTCCCTTTGCAGAAGTGGTGGCTGTGCAAGTGTTACCACATCAAAAAAAGGTCGCGGTGTCAATATAGAGTTTGGTGATGAGCCTTATACTAAAActgttaataacaaaaatagtcCAAATCGAAGAAGTGAATTTAGTGGGGAATTCTCTGCTAAAGTATCTTCAGTTAAAG gGTTCCAATCTAGTATGAGCGGAAGCAATAGCTCAAGTATTGATGAACAATATACCTCAACTTTCCACACCAAAGAAAATGATGTTCAATCTCATACTTCCTTAATTCCTGCTCCTCGTAGTACCACTATTAGCATAACAAGTAGTTTAGATAATATGCAAGAAAGACCATCAAGTTTtgtcaagtaa